AGATCGATCGAGGTGGCGATGCCGGCGGTGACAAAGGACGTGCGCTGTCGGTCCAGCGGGGTCATCCGATGCTACTACTCAGGTTATCAACCTCGGCGCTATTCCGACGGCGCCCTGGACTGACACGCCGACGTGACCGCCGTATCGATAAATTTCCCCTGCGTTCTCCTGAGGAGAGATGCTGAAATGAACAAGACTGCAGAACCCCAGCCGGCAGATCGACGGGACATCGCATGGGCAACTTAGCGAACTGGCTTTATCTGATCGGATCGCTGTGTTTTGTTCTTGGTACAGTGATCAACATGCTTCCGCTTTGAGGAAGGCGAACTTCAGTTTGAACGGTTTTAGCATTCTGCGGTCTGGCGCTGGTTCTTGAGTCATTCTCGACGGAGCCAGGCGGTCCTGCCCGCCAATGGTTATCCACCTTTATCCTGAAGCGGCTTGACCCTTGCACGTACGCGAAACGACGCAAAGGTCCAAACTCGAAATTAGCCCCAGTGCAAAGCCGACAGCGGCGTCGAGTGTCGTCATTGGTCACCTCGCCTCCACCCCGCGATCTTGAATGTGCGCCCGCTCAAGAGCAGCGTCATCTTGTAAGCGGCAGCTGCCGTCGGGCAAGGTGCTGCTTTGCCTTCACTGGGAACGGCCCGGCTGGTCAATACTTTGGTATAGTCGCCTCAGACAAATGCGGTGCACAGATCGACCTCAGTGCAATGGTCCGGTCCGTTTTTCCTGCCTAGGCTTTGATAAGGAACGGAACAGTCGTCTGGAACTGCCATACGAGAACGGCCAAGAAGCAGGGAAAGAGTGATGAGCTGGATGTTCGACAACGTCGAACGTTTGATCGCCCGGCTGCAGAAGCCGGCCAATCGGGTCGAGCCCCTCGCCTCGGACAATGCAACGATCGCCCTACGCCACGCTCTTCAACCCGGTGACGTCCTGCTGATCGAGGGCAAAGGTCGTCTTTCCAGCAGCATCAAGTATATCACCCAATCGACATGGTCGCATTCGGCGTTGTACGTTGGGCCGATAGCTGGCGTCACAAATGGCGATGAGCCGCACGTCCTGATTGAAGCCAATATCGACGAAGGCGTTGTGTCGGCCCCTCTGTCGAAGTATTTGCATTGCCAAACCCGCATCTGCCGGCCAGTCGGCCTGAGCGATTCGGATCGCGAACAGGTCTGCCGCTACGCATTCGAACGCATAGGTCTCAGCTACGACTTCAAAAACGTCATCGACCTTATGCGCTATCTATTCCCTTGCCCCTTCACGAAACGTTGGCGTCGACGAACCATCGCGCTCGGCTCGGGCGATGCGCGTCGGATCATCTGTTCGTCTTTGATTGCGCAGGCATTCGACGCGGTGCGTTACCCGATCCTGCCCAAGATCACGCACATGGAGAAGAAGTCCGGGCGGTGCGATGTCGCCGAGATCCGGCATTCGTCTCTCTATGCGCCGCGAGACTTCGATCTGTCGCCCTACTTCATGGTGGTGAAGCCCACGCTAACCGCCGGCTTCAACTATAAAAACATACGCTGGGCCGATCTCCAAGTTGAAGCCGCACAGGCCGCAGTTGCGCCGGACATGGAACGCGCGATCTCGGCAGTGGTATAGCCCGACTTCCGTGAGGTGAGGCCAGACTATTAAATGCGGAATCGATTGTGCTGTTGTCTTAGTCGCCATGATCATGGTGAAGCACGAGCGGATCATCAGTCGATACGTTTTTTTACAGCTAACCTCCCGGCCCTTGACGACGGGGTTGCCGTCTTTCCCTGCAAGCGCCCAAGTGTAGGTAGACATGTCCCCCATTGTCTGAATTAGGCCGGTGAACGCGAGGTCCATTTCCGGCATCTGCGCCTGTACCGCCTTAATCGCGAGTTCGACGCCCGCATAACCCGAAAACCAGGCTGCCTGCTCGCCGATGACCACGTCTTCGGCATAGGTTAAAGAAATGCCCGCGATGCGCTCAGCTGCGTCTCGCGTATTCCAGATTTCAGGTGACGATTGACTATCTTTGCGATGGGATTGGACATGTCTCACTCACGCTTGTGTGCAAGACGTGATCGCCCTGCGCTTGCGATCAGGCCATGCTGGCTCGGCACATCTGACGCCAACTAAAGCGCCGTTTAGATTGTAGGGCCAGACCGTCGTGCGACCAGCTCAGTTCGGCCCATCCAAGACAGCGTCGTTCCGATCATCAACCCATTCGCTATCAATGCGCACGCGATAGCGACCGTCCTTAGCTTCCCAACGGGCGTCATCAAACAAGCGGCGCACCCAAAAGTAATTATTGAATCTTGCGACCAATGTCGTTCGCAATTCGTCCATCATCCCATTTTCACTGTCGCATCCAAGAGCCTATGCACTTTCCAGCGCATCCGGCCTAAGCTGATCGCCATCAGCGGCTCAATTGAACGATCAGTAACCGTTGGGCTCTAAAGGGTCACTGATACGGTGCGAAGGTTTTATGGCGCTCGGACTCTAACGCCGACCACCTGCGCAACGAGTCAAGAGCGTCGTTCTCGGCAAAAGAGACTGCCCGACAACTCCCCTTAGGGACCAAGATCGCCCACCTCTGCCGCAGCACGATGGCACTGGCGCACAACGTGGACCTGCCGACAGGCGAAGCTAGCAAGGGGCATTGGCAAGCCGACGAACACGAACGAACAGGGCAGCGACGCCGAGATCGATCAGGGGACAACAAGGCCGACAAGACAGTGGAGAAGGTTTCAAAAGTTGCTGAAGTCCTTTGCATTGATGTTCATAGTCTTCTTTGCAGCAATCGCTGCGGTCCGTCCAAGGCAGAGCAAGCGATACAGCCATCGCCTGGAGCAGCCAACGGGCGGTTAGCCAACCGGCGAGCCGCCGCGCGATCCAGCCGACATAGCGTGAGAAAAGAAGATCAAGACATATGCCGAGGCTGTTCGTGTTGCTCGACAGTCGGGGGGCGGAGTCGCTCCGGCGGGAGCCGCAATTTGCGCCGGCCAAATTGTGAGCCTCCTTACAGAGGCAAGCAAGACGCCGTCGACCCGACGCCAGAACGTCGCTTGTGACGCTCAACCAACATTCGATCGGGCATCCGAACGGGAAAAGTTCGGATGTTTCCCCATCCGTTTGCGAGCTAGATTCAGTATCTAGCGCTTGGTTCGAAAAAGGCCTCAATCCTGGCCGGTTCGCCTGATATCAAAAGCGTGTATTCAACACGCTCCCCCGTGTCGAAAGCTGCCGCTCTAACAATGGGACGACGAACAATCAGGGCGGCAGTCGTCTGGTAGCGATGAACGACGGCCATCCGACAGACGAAGTGCGCGCATTCATGATACCAGCACAGCCAATCGCCACCCAAACGCCGGCTTTTCTGGCGGCGCCGTTGGTGGCCCATCGGACCGGTGACGCCGATGGCCGTGCAGATCGCGCGCCTCGCTTGAGACAGCCTCGCTGCCGAACTATCGTCGCCCTTGAGGGAAGCGAGTCCTTACCTCATCGTACTGACAATATCCCTTGCGTGGCGCACTGGTAGGAGCCGGCATCCGCGGAATATCGATTGTGATGCCTCGGATGGTGCCTCCCTCGTCTCTGCTTTGAAATGGGGAAGATCCCGATGATCGTTACCGCAACATACGATCCGTCCCTCGTTGCCCTGTCCATCCTGGTCGCTGGCTTCGCGTCTTACACGGCCCTGGATCTCGGCGGACGCGTGGCGCTTGCCCAAGGACCCGCGCACCGCATACCCACGCACCCCATCTGGCTGGCGGCGGCCGCGCTCACCATGGGAGGCGGCATATGGTCGATGCACTTCGTCGCCATGCTCGCCTTCGAGCTGCCGATGCCGGTGTCCTACGATGTCGGCTTAACTGTCCTTTCCCTCGTGCTGGCGATCTTGGGCACGAGCGGAAGCTTCTACGTCATCAGTAGCCCGGGCGCATGGCGCCCCCGCCTCGTCCTCAGCGGCGTCTTCATGGGGCTCGGCATCCTCGCCATGCACTACACCGGCATGGCCGCCATGCGGGGGCCCGTCGAATTGAGCTACGACCCCCTGTGGTTCGCGCTCTCCGTGATCATCGCGATCGGCGCGGCGACGGCGGCGCTGTGGCTGGCGTTCGGAACCACGGACCCTGGGCAAAAGCTCGCCGCCGCCATCATCATGGGCGTCGCCATTTCCGGCATGCACTACACGGGGATGCGGGCGGCCATCTGTACCGCTCCCGCCACGACCGAGGTCGCCCACGAGGACGCGACCCTCGATCGGACCCCCTTGGCGGTGGGGATCGCCGGTTTCGTGCTCGTCGATCTGGCTGCCCTCCTCGCCTCCGTGGCCAAGCGCAAGCGCGCCGCGGAGGCCCTGCGTCAGACGCAGGCGGATCTTGCCCATATCCAACGGGTCACCGCCATGGGAGAACTGGCGGCCTCGATTACACATGAAGTCATGCAGCCGCTCGGGGCGGGAATGAACAATGCCGGGGCGGCCTTGCGCTGGCTGGATGGCCAACCGCCAAATCTGGACAAGGCCCGGGAGGCGCTTGGTCGTACCGTCGCAAACGGACAGCGTGCGGCCGAGATCATCGGCCGCATCCGTGCCCTCGTCAAGAAGGAGCCCCCGCGGAAGGATCCCTTGGACGTCAACGAAGCGGTCGTTGAGGTCATTGCCCTGACCCGTGGCGAAGTGATGAAAAACAATGTCTCGGTGCAGACGCAACTCGCGGAGAGCTTGCCGCCCATTCAAGGAGATCGAGTCCAACTGCAGCAGGTGGTGCTTAACTTGATCATCAACGCCGTCCAAGCGATGAACGGTGTAAGCGAAGAGTCGCGGGGGTTGCTGATCGGCACTGGGAAAGATGCATCGGGCAGAGTGCTTGTCGCCGTGCAGGATTCTGGTCCGGGACTCAACTCGAAGAGTTTTGAACGCTTGTTTGACTCATTCTACACCACCAAGCCGGGCGGCATGGGCATGGGGCTATCGATCTGCCGTTCGATTGTTGAAGCTCACGGGGGACGCATATGGGCCACCCCGAACGCCGGGCCAGGCATCACCGTGCAATTCACTTTGCCGATCAACGATCAAGCCACGGCATCCGCGCGTCCGGCGGCGTAATCTTCACTACTATCCAGAAATTCAGCCCTGTCGCCAACAAAAGATGGCGAAGGTCTGCAACAGAGAATTCTGGTTTTGGCCCATCGCGTCATTCCGTGGCGACGCGGAATTTACTTGTTATCTGGGCATAGCCGGTATCGAGCAGGACGCACCCACCACTGTAACTGCAACCACGGATTTTCTTACAGCAGATATATCAATAAGTGCGACTTGTACCTCGCATTCCTCACGCTCTCCAAAGGAGCCGAGAAACCGATTGGCACGCGGTCATCCCAAACTTGTGCCGTACTGCTCTTGATCGCAGACTTGCAGAACGCGGACAGAATCGGCCCTGCTGGATCGATCACGATTTTTGGCTATAGCCGCTACCTGATTATTGGACGCGGGCTGGCTCCCTTGCCAAAGCCGCGTTACGAGATCGACGATGTTTTTCAAGGCGGACGCCCCGCTGCCAACTGTGGCAGTAGACACTAATTACCGGAGCGGCAACACGCGGTTCGATCAAGAGAAACGCGGCGGGCGCTACGCCGCCGGCTTTGTTTTGCAACTGCCTGCTGGCTCGGTCGAGGCGCACGGAGTGCGTCGCGACGCAAAAGGCCGCCTGCGTTACCGCAGGCGGCCCACGCCTCAGGAGGAACGTCCAAGGCGGGCAGCGATAGCGAGGTGGGCTGGGGGGAGGTCTCTCGCTACCGCATACGGTATCTAAGATGATCGCGATCACCGGCTCAATTGTACGTCGGTAGACGTCGGGCATCACAAGGGATCATGGGACCGACACAAAGGTCTATGGCCGGCCACTTCCGCACTAGGGGAGCCGCCGTCACTGCCAGCGCATTACGTCGAGCATCTACAGCGTCACTACGAATTTGGCTGTGGCGTGACGAATTCGCCTTTAAGGGCGAGCGCCATAGACCTTCGCATCGTTCCATGACCACTTTGGATGCCGGACGATTACCTACGTTCAATTGAACCGCTGATCGCGATTGTCATAGGCTGCATGCGTGGGAAACACAGATTTTTTCCGCTATCACAGGAGCAGCCTTGAATATTGTTCTACTATCTCAGGTCGTAGCGGCCGTCATCGGCGCGCTGTTTGTGGCATACAACTTGTTTCATTACGTACTTTTTCTTTTGGTGACCCGACCGAAGGACGCGAGCAAGATCGGCCACCAGCTGAATGAATTCGAGCAGCGCCAACTGATTGAATGGACACCAGGCCCGCGCGACTTTCTCAAACACGACGACGAAAAGCGCACATATGATGACGTATTCGGTACGTATCGCGACGAGCAATCGAACTACAGCACGTGTGTGTTTCCACGATTGGCATTTTCGCACCCTTACGAGGCCGAATGTGCACTTTTGAAGCCGAAAGACGGGATGCGATTCCTAGATCTCGGATGCGGCTCCGGCGCGGCAGCCGAATACCTGGCCAGGCGGAGCAATATCGAGATTGTGTGCGTGACCAATTCATCTGTGCAGGCGGAGATCTGCCGGCGGAAATTTGCGAGCCTTGGCGGGCGTGGACAGGTGATAGTCATCGATTTCGACAGCCTAGATCTCCCAAATGAACACTTTGATGCCATCTATGCGATCGAGTCGATTGGCTACACGAAAGACCTGGACGCCTGGCTAGCTAGATGCTGGCGGATGCTCAAGCCGGGAGGACGGTTGCTGATCCATTCGCCGGGGTCGCTGGATCATTGTCGCCGTACCAAGGATTACCTGAGTGTCACCGCCTTCTTCGAGAATTGGCGCTACAATTTTATCGGGGCCAATCTTCTCGTCTACAAGATGCGCCGACTTGGGTTCAATCCAATCCACTATCGGCGACTACCATTCTTGGCCTGGGGAGTAACCTGGAACTTCATTCAACACATGCTGTTGTGGAAGTACCGGCTAAAGATGCGCACATTCGTGGAACTGGAGCGAATCATTTGGCGCACGTCGAAGGTGTTTGTGTTTGGCAACCCGTACAACACGGTGCTGGCCACCAAACCCACGGCACCATTTTGCTCCCAAACTCACACGTCGGAAGCAGTGGCGGGCTCTGCCGAAATTAACCACGAGGTTCGCGCATCAATACCGGCCTCATGATCATCGCGCTGTTCTGTGTGTATCTGCGTTCCTCCTGGCCGGCAATGACGTCGGCTTTGGCCCAAGCTTGGGCCTGTCTTGCGGCTCGAGCAGCGCTGTTGAGCGCTCGCTGCCGGCGGCTCGTGTACAGGGATCGCACCCGCCCGCAGTGCGGCAGGCGAAATATGATGCCTGCATTGACCCACCCCTGATCGCAAACGCATGGCTTGCAGCCCGATAGCATGCATGACGTTTCGAATATAAAGCGACGAAGCCGCCACATAGACGATATCGTTATTGGAGACGTCATCTCGGTTTGCTGGATGCAAAGCTCGGCTACGCCTTCTCCAAGCCGTGCCCAAAGTCCAAATTACGTGTCCACGAATCCGCGGCCCCTATTTTCTCTTTGACGAGCGATTTGCCTGCGCCTCAATAACGGGCCGAGGGCAGTTCCTCGAAGCAACGATCAAAAACGCAAGAATTTGCGTGAAATCCTAGCGCGAGATCGAGGTGCAGCCCGCCAAGTCTTCCGACGCTTGCGAGATGTGGTAAAGGAAAGCGGGATGGAGCAGTCTCCACGGATCGGTGACAGGATCTCAGAAAGATCAGAGTCGCCCGATGACAACACTGTCCGCAACTGGGTCGGGCCGAAGGCATTCGTGCATTGGGTCGAGCTGCGGAATTGGATCGGAGCATACTACCCCGGTGTTTTCGCGCCGGATTGGTTATATGGCGGCAACAAGCGCGGTTGGTCCCTGCGCTACAAGAGGTCTAAGGCATTCTGCACCTTTTTACCAGAATACAGGCGGTTTACCGTCCTGGTGGTCTTAGGGAGAGCGGAGCGAGAGAAATTTGAGGAGCGGCGCCATGGCTGGCGCTCGCATCTGGTCAACCTCTACGACCAAGCCAAAACATATCCAGATGGGAAATGGCTGGCAGCTGCTATCTCATCCACAGCTGATCGACACGATGTGACGGAGCTTTTGACTATGAAGCGCCCTCCACCATCCCGCGGTTGAACGTCAATGACAAATCAGCGAATCGGCAACCAATAGAATCTTCACGAAACGTGTTTCGACTGATCCGGCGACTCTTAGCATTGTTATACCCGAGGCTGTTCATGGAGCCCGATGACCTTCATTCGGGTGCAGACGACATTCGCTTGCACCGCAGGCAGGGCCGCGGAGCGTCAGGCACGACCAGTCCTGCGAATTGCCATGACGTTTCAGTCATTCGACCGGCGAGTCCCGCGAGATCAGGCCTTGTTGTCGAACAGCTTGTAGGCGCCCCTGTTGTTCAGAAATATAAGCGGAAGTGCCTTGCTTTGGAGTAACGCAGAAGTCGAGCGCGAGAAAGTCCGGATCAAAGAACCGGAGCTCTCGCCTAGAGTCTCTGCGCCGGAATCTTACAGAGTTTGTGTCGATGCCGCATTCTTTCTATGCGCGCGTGTAGATCGCCCCGAGACGATCGAACATGCTAGCGGTCAGTGTCGCCGACGACTTGTCCGACATCGGAAAAACTTTTCCGGGATGAACTAAATATGCAGGAATATAGCAGAACGCGCACCGCGCACCGCTTCCCCTTTTTTGCGCCTAGCGGTCATTTCCCCTAAGGGTCATCTCAAGCAGAATTTTCCGCCCCCAGCCCTTTATTCCTGAACTGGGGTCTTTTCGCGCCAACGATTGGGGCGGCTTCTGCCGTTTCGTCACCTTGCGCCGTACGCCGTACGTTGCGGCCGCCCTGATTACCCTCGTCGGGCTATACGCCGGCTGGCGTGAAGATCACCGCCTTGCAGCCTCGCCAATCATTCGATTTTCGCATAAGTTGGATCTGGGACCAAGCTCGAACATAGCCATACTCTGCGCAGAGACGAGATGACCGATCGCCTCCTGGCTCTAACACTCTTCGTCCGCGTCGCACATACCGGTAGCTTCTCACGGGCCGGCAAGGATCTCGGACTTTCGCAGCCTTCGGCGTCCCGACACATCGCATCGCTCGAACGCGAGGTAGGTGCTGTCCTCTTCGCGAGATCGACAAGGGCCGTTGTGCTCACCGAAGCAGGGGCGGACTACCTCGCGAAGGTCGAGCCCGCACTTGCCATTCTGGAAGAAGCGACCCAAGCCATTCACGGCAAGGGCGTGCTTCGCGGCGTGCTCCGGATAGGCCTGTCGCCTAGCATGGCAATTCGGGAGGTCATTCCGCGACTTCCGGCCTTCATTTCGAAGCACCCTGCGCTGCGGATCGATTTGGCGATGGATGACGGTCGCCAAGACCTCATCAGGAGCGCGATCGACGTCGCGATCCGGTCCGGAAAGTTGGAGGATTCTTCCGCGACTCTAAGACGGATAGGATCAAATCCTCTGCTCATCGCCGCCTCGCCGGCCTATCTGAAACGGGCTGGGTACCCGAAAACGCCGAACGATCTGTCCGGACATCCCGTGTTGATTGGTGTCCCGGGTTCGAATGGCGACTGTTGCTTCGAGAAGAACGGAAGAACCGTTTCGATAAAGGTGGAAGCTCCTCTGTCGGGGAACATCAACGAAGCGGCCGTGGCCGGCGGCGTCGCCGGAATCGGGATCGTGGCCTGCAGCCTCTGGGGCTGTCGCGCCGAGCTCAAGTCGGGCGCGTTAGTGCAGATCCTCAAGGATTGGAACATGGGTGCCGCCGAGGTCAACGCCATATTCCCGGCCGGACGCGGAGCGAAACTCGCGGCCCGCGCGTTCGTTGAACATTTCGCGAAAAACCTCAAGACCAATCCGTGAGTCCTGCCGACCGTCGGCCGATCGTTGTTTGCATGGCATGAAATCGTGGAGTGTGTCCAGCTTCCGACGAGAGGATTTGGAGCATGCGTTCACTGCGACCACTTCAAAAGCCCCCTAAATGCGTTGCGCAGCTCAGCGGCGCCGTTTGCGTCGTGCCAACGAGCGCGCGCGGAAATGATGCGCTCGGCTCCAGGACATCATCCGTCTGGACAGCCGCCTCCAATTCATGCCGGTGCCGCCACTTGAACTTCAGCCGCAGATCACGTGACACCCTGCCGTTCGGAGCTGCGATGCCGCCGATCGGCGCGCGTGCAATCAGTCATCTGGCACTCGCGAGCGGCCGGCGGCCGGGGCCGCGCGGTCGCAAGGTGACGAACGCCGCGCGTCCCGGTCCCCGCCCATAGGGCAACGCCAGGCCGAAAGCAGCATAATCGGGCTTCTCGCCGTCCCGGGGGACCTCCGGACTGGCGGCTATCCACTTTCATCTCGATGCTCGAACCGCCGCTCGAGGTCACCGTCTCGCCGCCGTGTGGCGGCGTGAGAACCGGCTGCTGGACTGACGTTTGTAGCTCCTGATCGTGTTGAACATGACGAGAGTGGGATCGCAACGCCCACGAGTGAAATCACCTCTCGTCATAGGTTCGATAGAAGATCGTTATTGCCGGCTGGCCGCGTGATGCCGTAGCGAGGGATGCCACCTGCCTCTGCAGAGACTCCGAAACCCGTTGCCGCCCTTGGGCCAATCGAGGTTGCGCATGCCAACGCGCGCCGCCGTCTTTGACTCTGACGCCGCTCCTACGATGGATTTTTCGGCGCGACTTCGCCGACCGGGCGCCGAACCAGGTAAGAGAGCGAAAGATATCGCGACTTCGCAAATTGGGCAGGACATCAAAAGAAACATTCGCGAATCCGAACTCGGATCTTGTGGTGGCGACCTAGATAGTGCGCCAAGTGACACTCAGGATTTTTGGATACGCGAACCCTTCTCCGTTTCCTCAGTGGATGCCGACCGGGATCTGTCCACGCCTTCAGCGAAGCGTCCATCCGGGTATCGCTGTTGCCGGACTGCCTGGAGGATTGGGCAAGCGAGGACAACGTGGTCCATGTGGTCGATGCGTTCGTTGAACCGCGCGGCCCGGAGCGATTGTCGACCAAGGTTTTGTCCGTTTGCGCACGCAAAGACCATTTGCGCAAGTGGTCGGCATTGAGGGGGAGCGCCCTAAACTTTCGTATCGGTCTCCGGCACCATTTGGATGACGCGACGACTAAACGTTCAATTGAGTTGCTGATCTCAATCGCCCTAGCATGCATGCGTTGGAAAAGCGCATGGCCTCATGAAGTGCGATCGTCAAAAAAGGATGATCTACTAACAGCTGCGATAAAGCCAAGAGGAGATTACAATGCCCAACTGCTCCGAAAGTCCTAGATCCGGTAGTGCCGCGCGATGCGCAGTTTGTGGTGGCAAG
The DNA window shown above is from Bradyrhizobium sp. CB1650 and carries:
- a CDS encoding DUF3788 domain-containing protein, with translation MEQSPRIGDRISERSESPDDNTVRNWVGPKAFVHWVELRNWIGAYYPGVFAPDWLYGGNKRGWSLRYKRSKAFCTFLPEYRRFTVLVVLGRAEREKFEERRHGWRSHLVNLYDQAKTYPDGKWLAAAISSTADRHDVTELLTMKRPPPSRG
- a CDS encoding class I SAM-dependent methyltransferase — encoded protein: MNIVLLSQVVAAVIGALFVAYNLFHYVLFLLVTRPKDASKIGHQLNEFEQRQLIEWTPGPRDFLKHDDEKRTYDDVFGTYRDEQSNYSTCVFPRLAFSHPYEAECALLKPKDGMRFLDLGCGSGAAAEYLARRSNIEIVCVTNSSVQAEICRRKFASLGGRGQVIVIDFDSLDLPNEHFDAIYAIESIGYTKDLDAWLARCWRMLKPGGRLLIHSPGSLDHCRRTKDYLSVTAFFENWRYNFIGANLLVYKMRRLGFNPIHYRRLPFLAWGVTWNFIQHMLLWKYRLKMRTFVELERIIWRTSKVFVFGNPYNTVLATKPTAPFCSQTHTSEAVAGSAEINHEVRASIPAS
- a CDS encoding LysR family transcriptional regulator, translating into MTDRLLALTLFVRVAHTGSFSRAGKDLGLSQPSASRHIASLEREVGAVLFARSTRAVVLTEAGADYLAKVEPALAILEEATQAIHGKGVLRGVLRIGLSPSMAIREVIPRLPAFISKHPALRIDLAMDDGRQDLIRSAIDVAIRSGKLEDSSATLRRIGSNPLLIAASPAYLKRAGYPKTPNDLSGHPVLIGVPGSNGDCCFEKNGRTVSIKVEAPLSGNINEAAVAGGVAGIGIVACSLWGCRAELKSGALVQILKDWNMGAAEVNAIFPAGRGAKLAARAFVEHFAKNLKTNP
- a CDS encoding MHYT domain-containing protein is translated as MIVTATYDPSLVALSILVAGFASYTALDLGGRVALAQGPAHRIPTHPIWLAAAALTMGGGIWSMHFVAMLAFELPMPVSYDVGLTVLSLVLAILGTSGSFYVISSPGAWRPRLVLSGVFMGLGILAMHYTGMAAMRGPVELSYDPLWFALSVIIAIGAATAALWLAFGTTDPGQKLAAAIIMGVAISGMHYTGMRAAICTAPATTEVAHEDATLDRTPLAVGIAGFVLVDLAALLASVAKRKRAAEALRQTQADLAHIQRVTAMGELAASITHEVMQPLGAGMNNAGAALRWLDGQPPNLDKAREALGRTVANGQRAAEIIGRIRALVKKEPPRKDPLDVNEAVVEVIALTRGEVMKNNVSVQTQLAESLPPIQGDRVQLQQVVLNLIINAVQAMNGVSEESRGLLIGTGKDASGRVLVAVQDSGPGLNSKSFERLFDSFYTTKPGGMGMGLSICRSIVEAHGGRIWATPNAGPGITVQFTLPINDQATASARPAA
- a CDS encoding YiiX/YebB-like N1pC/P60 family cysteine hydrolase → MSWMFDNVERLIARLQKPANRVEPLASDNATIALRHALQPGDVLLIEGKGRLSSSIKYITQSTWSHSALYVGPIAGVTNGDEPHVLIEANIDEGVVSAPLSKYLHCQTRICRPVGLSDSDREQVCRYAFERIGLSYDFKNVIDLMRYLFPCPFTKRWRRRTIALGSGDARRIICSSLIAQAFDAVRYPILPKITHMEKKSGRCDVAEIRHSSLYAPRDFDLSPYFMVVKPTLTAGFNYKNIRWADLQVEAAQAAVAPDMERAISAVV